The Candidatus Deferrimicrobiaceae bacterium genome includes a region encoding these proteins:
- a CDS encoding NADP-dependent oxidoreductase — MKAIAIDAFGGIERLRLVTLLDPRPAPGEVLIAVEYAGVNPVDWKVREGMLADMLPHRFPIVPGWDAAGTIRAVGEGVADFAPGDRVYAYCRKPEVHLGTYAELVAVPAAVTARIPDNLSFASAATIPLAGLTAWQSLFDTAHLTAGEKVLIHAGAGGVGSLAIQFAKHAGATVFTTSSRKNHDYVRGLGADAAIDYREESFVDRVKALAPEGIDVVFDTIGGEVQGNSYRVLKPGGRLVSVISIPDAGAAGRPDVKADFVFVSPDGNQLREISTLLEGGAIQPPSYKLMKLEEAAKAQELSRAGHVRGKIILKVR; from the coding sequence TTGAAAGCCATCGCGATCGACGCATTCGGAGGGATCGAGCGACTGCGGCTCGTCACGCTCCTCGACCCGCGCCCCGCGCCGGGCGAGGTGCTGATCGCGGTCGAATATGCCGGGGTCAACCCGGTCGACTGGAAGGTCCGCGAAGGCATGCTGGCCGACATGCTGCCGCACCGCTTCCCGATCGTCCCCGGGTGGGACGCCGCGGGAACCATCCGCGCGGTCGGCGAGGGGGTCGCCGATTTCGCGCCCGGCGACCGCGTCTACGCCTACTGCCGGAAGCCGGAGGTCCATCTGGGCACCTACGCGGAGCTTGTCGCCGTGCCCGCCGCCGTGACGGCGCGCATCCCCGACAACCTCTCCTTTGCGAGCGCCGCGACCATTCCCCTGGCCGGTCTGACCGCCTGGCAATCGCTCTTCGACACGGCGCACCTGACGGCCGGCGAAAAGGTGCTGATCCACGCAGGGGCGGGAGGCGTGGGTTCGCTCGCCATCCAGTTCGCGAAGCACGCGGGAGCGACGGTCTTCACGACGTCCAGCCGGAAGAACCACGATTACGTCCGGGGCCTGGGCGCCGACGCGGCGATCGATTACCGGGAGGAAAGTTTCGTCGACCGGGTCAAGGCACTCGCCCCCGAGGGGATCGATGTCGTCTTCGACACGATCGGCGGCGAGGTGCAGGGAAACAGCTACCGGGTCCTGAAACCCGGGGGCCGGCTCGTCTCCGTCATCTCGATCCCGGATGCCGGTGCCGCGGGAAGACCGGACGTCAAGGCCGATTTCGTCTTCGTCTCCCCGGACGGGAACCAGCTTCGCGAGATATCCACGCTCCTGGAGGGGGGCGCAATCCAGCCTCCTTCGTACAAGCTGATGAAGCTCGAAGAGGCCGCCAAGGCGCAGGAACTGAGCCGCGCCGGGCACGTGCGCGGCAAGATCATACTCAAGGTCCGCTAA